The genomic DNA GCCTGACGGTGTGGAGGACGAGATTGACGATGTCTTTACTATTACCTGGGCAGCCGGTGATATGGATGATGATGCCTTCATCAGCCTTTACTATGATACGGATGATACCGGCTATAATGGCGCCGAGATAATCACCGGGTTAAGCCAAAATGACGACCTGGATTCATATCAATGGGATGTATCCTCTCTTGAGGAAGGAGATTATTATGTTTATGCCCTGATAACCGATGAGAAGGCTAGTGGCTCAGATTACAGTGCCGGTCCGGTGACAGTAAGACACCCGTCGAAGAACTGGGAGACATACAACTATCCCAACCCCTTCAATCCGGTTGATGGGGAGATGATTTACCCTGAGGATGGCGGAGAACCCACTGATGGCACCATCATCAAGTATACCCTGCCTGAGGATATAGACGACGAGGTGATTGTCCACATCTACACCACGGCCGGTAAATTAGTCAAGAGATTCGAGTTTAGTTCCAGCGAATACCGCAGCAAAGGGGAGCGCTATATTGCCTGGGATGGTCAAAACGATGATGGCCACATGGTAGCCAGCGGTATTTACATTTATTACATCGAGGCCGGCCGCTGGAAGGGCACTCACAAGATGGCGGTGGTAAAATAATCGGACCTTATTCCTCGTTTGGGCCACTCATAAGTTTCGAGTTTCGGGTTGGGGACATCCGCTTAATTCTATCGTACCTACAACTTTTTGTTAATAACTACTATAGGCTCTAAGTGATATGCCCTGTTGACTGAGGATCAAAGGCATCCCGCAGGCCATCGCCCAGGAAGTTAAAGGCCATAATGGCTAAAAAGATGAGAACCCCGGGCGTCAGAATCCAGGGATGATTGACCATTTCAGAAAGGCTCATGGCCCGCACCAGCATATTCCCCCAACTGGCCTGAGGTTCATTTATTCCCAGACCTAAGAGAGAAAGTCCTGATTCCCCCAAGATATAACCGGGAATACTCAGGGTAGCGGAAATAATAGCATAAGAAAAGGTGTTGGGCAAGGCATGCCGAATAATGATAAGCAAACTGCTGACACCTTGCGCCTTAGCCGCCATGATATATTCTCTTTCCCTTATGGAAAGGACATAGCCCCGAATGACCCTGGCCAAACCGGGCCAGGCCAGAAAACTTAGGATAGTAATAATCATTAAATAGACCTGCGTAGATGAAAGGTCTAAAGGAAAAGCCGCCCTTAAAGAAAGCATTAGATAAAAAGAAGGGAAAGACATCAATAATTCCACTAATCTCATCAGGGCTGTGTCTATCCAGCCTCCAAAATAGCCGGATATTCCCCCCACGATCATCCCAATAAAGAAGGTAATCCCTATTCCGATTAATCCGACCGAAAGAGAGATCCTTCCCCCGTAAAGAAGCCTGGAAAAAATATCCCGGCCATTCCAGTCACTGCCTAAAAGGTAGAGCATCGCCGGTTGGTCAACCCCAAAGAGATGGAGCCGGGTCGTAAAAAGCCCCCAAAATAGATACGGTTCTCCCTGGTGAAAGAACTTAAGGTGGTATTTTTTTTCAAGGATGGGCGTATAGTGCTTTTCATAATCTGGCCCGATAGTTAGCTTATAGTCGTAAATGAAAGGCCGGCAAAGCTTCCCTTTTTCATCAAAGATATGAACCGGGGTTGGAGGATGATAGGATTTTTTCCTCGATTCATATTCTAAGGGGTAGGGTGATAAAAACCCGGCCCATACGGCAGAAAAATAGAGGCCAATAAGGATAACGGCCCCGGCCATGCCTAACCGATGTCGTCTGAGCCTGGAAAGACTCAACATGAAAGGCGATTTGCTTTTCATTGGCTATATATTCTCTTATAGGCGTTATAACTCTCGACTATCTTTTCCACATACCGTTCTGTCTCAGGGAAGGTAATATTGAACATAAACTCATCTACATCCGTGGAGCTGGTCTGCCAACGGCTGACATTTCCTGACCCACCATTATAGGCGGCTAAGGCATAAACTAAATTATTATTATATGCCTGGAGCAAGTGAGCCAGATAAAAACACCCCATTTGAATATTTCTCTCCGGTTCGTAGATTTGTTCATTACGAAAGGATTCAAAACCGAGCTCTTTAGCGATCCACTGGCCTGTGCTGGGTATGATCTGCATCAGTCCCTGGGCATTGGCCCAGGAGGTGCTTCCCGTGCCAAAACGGCTTTCCTCCCGAATAACCGCGTAAACCAGAAGGGGATCAAGATCGTATTTATGGGAAAATCCTTCCACCCACTTATCATAATACTTGGGATAGAGCAAATATTTCAACCTTTCCGGCCGATAAGCTGACTCAGAGGCAATAGCTTCGGCATTGGCAATAGCCCGGCTATAAGCCCCCTGTTCCTGGTAGATAAGGGCAATAGGCAAGAGAAGGGAATAGGCCAGTTGAGGGAGCCTTTTCCTTAGGCCCCGGAGTTGCTCCAGGGCTTCTTGATACCGTTCTATTTCCAGGAAGGTCATAGTGCGTTTTAAATAGTCTAAATTAGGGCCAGGATTTATTTCCACCTTAGGTAAATCTAAGGCGATCTCTATGCCAGAATGAGGCATCTTGGGCTTAATTGGGGCAGATTTTGACTCTGTCTCGCTTTCCCGAGCCAGGATTTTTTCCAGACGCAGCCTGGCCCTCTGAGCGTAAAAACTGTCAGCAGAATGATGGATAAGGGCCTGATAAGTCAAAACAGCCTCCTGGTAATTGTTTAATTTTTCCTGGTCCCTTCCTATCCAAAACTGGGCCTGGGGAACAAATTGACTGTCAGGATACCCCTTGACCAGTTTGCGGAAGGTCTCAATCATAAGAGTAAACTTGCCCTGCTTGAGATAGATTTGGGCCAAATTCTTTAAGGTCCTGGTGGTCATATCTCCTTTGGGGTAATCCTTGATCACTTTCTGATAA from bacterium includes the following:
- a CDS encoding ABC transporter permease, whose protein sequence is MKSKSPFMLSLSRLRRHRLGMAGAVILIGLYFSAVWAGFLSPYPLEYESRKKSYHPPTPVHIFDEKGKLCRPFIYDYKLTIGPDYEKHYTPILEKKYHLKFFHQGEPYLFWGLFTTRLHLFGVDQPAMLYLLGSDWNGRDIFSRLLYGGRISLSVGLIGIGITFFIGMIVGGISGYFGGWIDTALMRLVELLMSFPSFYLMLSLRAAFPLDLSSTQVYLMIITILSFLAWPGLARVIRGYVLSIREREYIMAAKAQGVSSLLIIIRHALPNTFSYAIISATLSIPGYILGESGLSLLGLGINEPQASWGNMLVRAMSLSEMVNHPWILTPGVLIFLAIMAFNFLGDGLRDAFDPQSTGHIT
- a CDS encoding tetratricopeptide repeat protein; its protein translation is MNPRLGTQNLKLKTLILVLILIRLTIPAYAAPRSGAVHYLMGHHYQDLKIYAKAIKEYEGAIETDPLLADYARYYLAECYAQAGNYQQAVQEYQRLITDYPESLRAPSAGFEIARCLADLGRLREAIEQYKSVLKDVPAERSRDEIYYLIGRNYERLKAVQETLENYRRIESKSYFGLEAAKRIEALRQGGVQITDEDRYKVALAYYEHQDYPKAIEYLKQFIKRYPYGKYLSPKARYYLGQCYSKTKKYALAISEYHELVTRYPKGPKLKEAYYEAARDYERMGTYRVAIEKYRVFGERFPQSNLADDAYYRMGICCEELGDASVAITAYQKVIKDYPKGDMTTRTLKNLAQIYLKQGKFTLMIETFRKLVKGYPDSQFVPQAQFWIGRDQEKLNNYQEAVLTYQALIHHSADSFYAQRARLRLEKILARESETESKSAPIKPKMPHSGIEIALDLPKVEINPGPNLDYLKRTMTFLEIERYQEALEQLRGLRKRLPQLAYSLLLPIALIYQEQGAYSRAIANAEAIASESAYRPERLKYLLYPKYYDKWVEGFSHKYDLDPLLVYAVIREESRFGTGSTSWANAQGLMQIIPSTGQWIAKELGFESFRNEQIYEPERNIQMGCFYLAHLLQAYNNNLVYALAAYNGGSGNVSRWQTSSTDVDEFMFNITFPETERYVEKIVESYNAYKRIYSQ